Sequence from the Salvia miltiorrhiza cultivar Shanhuang (shh) unplaced genomic scaffold, IMPLAD_Smil_shh original_scaffold_180_2, whole genome shotgun sequence genome:
attaaatttcaGATGGGTGGAAGATCAAATGTTAAAGATGAGCTGCTATGCCGTTTCATTTTCCCTGAGAGGCCTGGTGCATTGATGAAATTTTTGGACACTTTGAGTCCACGTTGGAATATAAGTTTGTTCCATTACCGTGGGCAGGTTGTATTCCCTACATCATCTTTGCATATCTGCTACcagtaaatatatatttattcagaCAATTTACCATTTTGTTGCACCTCCAGGGAGAAACTGGTGCAAATGTGCTAGTTGGCATCCAAGTTGCTGAAACAGATATGGAGGAGTTCCGCCATCGTGCAAACAGTCTTGGGTACGAATATGAACTGGAAACTGCTAATGAAGCATTCCAGCTTTTAATGCGATAAACAGAGATTACACGGTACCTAGATTCATCTGTTGGAGCTCATGCATCTTTAGACGGGGAGCCCTTCATCATTTTTGGGTCAAACTCAGAAAGGTATGAATTATTGGTTTGCCTATGCAGAAGCGACGTGCGCGAAGCTAAATTATTTCGTGTAAAAGAAGTTATATCTAAGATGAGAACCATTCTGGTTTAAGTTCCTTGGAAGAGCTTTATTCCGCTGTGGGTACATTGGCTCACAGTGATTTGGTGATGTCAACTTTGATGTTGAAATAATTAGTTTGATTTTTTGGGTTTAATACGTTGATGACCTTCATTACCATATGCTACTGTATTATGGCAGTTCTTGCACCTTTCTTCATTTGGTTATACCGTTGTAAATATTCTGGTACCTTGGAATATTATCGAATTTATATTTTGTGTTTCTAGAGAAAAAGTTATATAGGTGTTTGGTGGGCCAGCCCCACCCGGACCGGGTGAGTCTGCTAGAGCTGGACCGGTCCGGGCTTTTTTGCATTAATATGTCCTGGCATCTGACTGGTCTGGGCCTACTGGTGGGCTTGAAATGGGCCTGTGTTAGtttcttttaaaattatattttttacctTCATAATATTATTTGTATTCTATGTGCTGCACAAATAACTATTTATGAATTATTACTCTTTCCGTCCACTAAAGATATaccataattttctttttcgtttgtccacaaaaaatgtgccacatccatttttaatAGTAGAGTtcacaccattccactcacatttaaaattCGTACTGAAAATAAAGTGGCATATCTTtggtagacggagggagtatatcatatTGTATGGTATGATAGTATAGCCAACAATGATTTACTCCAGTTACAATTGAGTTTTTTGCTCAAGTGGCAGTAGTTGTAAATCCAATAATTTGTCAGTTTTGGAATAGATTTAAAATTGGGTTTCGGACTTTCAGATGATAAATACTCCTttcgttcataaaaaatagGGTATATTCTTTGGGCatggagtttaataaaatgaatgGTTTGTGAAAAGCGGGTCTCATTATTAATTGGAATAAGTGGTTGAGATTaaattaaagttaatttttattttgtaggCAAGAAGtatttataagaataaaatataagaaaaaaggTGGGTTCATGTTCTAAAAGGGAAAAtacctcatttttttttatgtcaaatatagtaattgtgctcTATTTTccatggatggagggagtaatgtGCAAAACTAAATTGCTTGTTTTAAAAGCTCGACTACAATTTCATCAAATCTAAAGTGCAATAGAGTTAAGTTGTAGTTACGTCTAATTTAGCCCAAAAGAATTTAGCTCATCCCCGCGGCCTCTCTTCATCTCGTTTTTCTATTCCTCACAAATTTGGATTCGAACAAGTTTCTCCGACTCTGAGCGAGTGTGGAATTCGGAACAAAATAATAACGATTCTCATTTTTCTCAATCACTAATGCCCGAGATTGCTCCTGAATCGTGGAGGAGTGAGTGAAGGGGAGTGATTGGATGTTGCTCGCTCGACGTGGCTACTTTCCACACTTTTCCTTGCAACGATTTCGATTAGTAGCTTCAGCGAACTTCCTCTGCAAGGTTCGTTTTAACTCGTCGCTTCATTTTTGTTAGCTGTTCTAGTAAACTAGGGCAGATGTATTAGGTTGCGTGTAAATATATTTGAAGTGCATTAGAAATCAAATTCCTCGGCAGAAGTTTATACATTGATAAAAATCTTTGTGATAATCACAAATTTCCAGTTGATGGAAAAGTGTGTGCAAGTTTGAAGAAATTAGTTTGGAAAACAAGAAACCTAACAGTTTGTGCACTTGGCTTGCTGCAGGAAATTCGTAAAAATCATCGAACTTACCATGTGGGTGTTCTAGAGCAATGCCTGGAGATCAGAGACTCTCCAGATGCCAAGTTTGAAGGGGAAAACTTGAAAACGGAGCTGTGTGAAAACGATGAAGTTTCTGGCGGGCTTTTCAATCTGAGTACACCTGCAAAAGAGTTAAATGTTTCAGATGTATTGAATGATCTTTCACGATGTAGAAATTTGAGCTTCTACGATAAAACAAAACCCTTCTATGTTGGGAGGGATTCATACAGGGAGGTATTGAATATTTCACGAGAACTTGACAAGATAGTTACTCTAGATGATGGCTCCGTGGCAAATATTCTGCAGGCTTGCATTGGTGTTAAAGTTTCTTTTCACTTTGTTCAACTGCTTCACGCTAAGATCATCCGTTGCGGTTTCAGTACAACCCCTCATGTTTGCAATCCTTTGATTGACTTATACCTGAAGAATGAATATGTAGATTCTGCAGTTCATATTTTTAAAAGCATGCGTGCGAGGGATAGTGTGTCTTGGGTTGTCATGATATCAGGCTTGTCTCGTAATTGTCATGAATTGGACAGTATCCAGCTTTATAGTGAGATGCGAAGGTTAGGAGTATTTCCAACTCCATATGTTTTTTCAAGTATTATAAGTGCCTGCACTAAGATAAGCTTGTATGGAGTAGGTCAACAACTTCATGCTCTAATATGCAAGTGGGGGTTCTCGTCAGAGGTCTATGTATGCAACTCTCTTGTCTCGCTTTATTCTAGATGTGGAAACTTAACATCCGCTGAACTGATTTTTAGTGAAATGCAGCAAAGGGACAAAGTTTCATACAACACTCTTATTTCAGGGTTCTCTATGCAAGGATCAGTTGGTAAGTCCATCGAATTGTTTGAGAAAATGCAGACTGAGTCCTTAAAACCAGATAGTGTTACAGTTGCAAGTTTACTGGGCAGTTGTGCTTTAATGGGGGATCTTCATAAGGGAATTCAATTGCATTCGTATGCAATCAAGGCAGGTATGTGTGTGGATATCATCATAGAGGGTTCTTTGCTAGACCTTTATGTAAAATGTTCTGATGttaaaacagcttataaactcttcCTTACAACGCAAACAGATAATGTGGTGCTATGGAATGTGATGCTAGTGGCGTATGGACAGCTAGGCGATCTTCACGAGTCTTTCAACCTTTTTTCACAAATGCAAATTAAGGGCTTGAGACCTAACCAATACACATATCCTAGCATTCTAAGAACATGCACTTCTGTTGGAGCACTTGATCTAGGACAGCAAGTTCATACCCAAGCTATAAAAACTGGATTTCAGCCAAATGTGTATGTCTGTAGTGTGCTTATAGATATGTATGTCAAAAATGGTGAACTAGAAACTGCCATGAAAATTTTCAGACGTCTTAATGAAGATGATGTAGTTTCTTGGACAGCTATGATCTCTGGATTTGCTCAACATGACATGTTTGCTGAAGCTATTAAACTTTTTGAGGAAATGCAAGAACGAGGGATTCAAACAGATAATATAGGATTAGCAAGTGCTATTAGTGCTTGTGCTGGAATTCAAGCTCTAAAACAAGGACGTCAAATTCATAGTCAGTCTATTGTCTCTGGCTATTCCTCAGATATATCAGTTGAAAATGCACTTGTATGTCTCTATGCTAGATGTGGTTGTATACAAGAGGCACACTTGACATTTGAGAAAATGCATTCTCGAGATAACGTTTCGTGGAATGGTTTGATATCAGGATTTGCACAGAGTGGAAAACACGAGGAGGCACTGAAGGTCTTCACTCATATGACTCAAGCTGGAGAGGAGGAGGCTAATATGTTCACCTATGGCTCTGCTATTAGTGCAGCTGCAAATTTGGCACATGTGAAACTAGGTAAGCAAATTCACGGCAGAACAATTCAAACAGGGCATCATAGCGAGACAGAAGTGTGCAATGTGTTAGTTACATTGTATGCAAAGTGTGGATGCCTTGATGATGCCAAGAGGGTGTTCGTGGAGATGCCTCAGAAAAATGAAATTTCATGGAATGCAATGATTACTGGTTATTCTCAACATGGATATGGTAGGAAAGCTATAGAGCTCTTTGAGCATATGAACATGCTTGAGCTAAAGCCAAATCATATAACGTATGTTGGGGTTTTGACTGCCTGTAGCCATGTAGGATTGGTGGAGGAGGGGCTTAGTTACTTCAGATCCATGAGTGAACAACATGGTTTAGTACCCAAACAAGAACACTATGCTTGTGTGGTCGATATTCTGGGGAGGGCAGGTCAACTTGGCCGTGCAGAAGCATTCATGCAATCTATGCCAATTGAACCAGATGCTATGATCTGGAGGACCTTCTTAAGTGCTTGCACAGTTCACAAAAATAGAGATTTTGGTGAAGTTGCAGCAAAGCATCTCTTGGAGTTAGAACCTAACCACTCTGCTACTTATGTTCTCACGTCGAACATGTATGCTGTTACCGGTGAATGGGATCATCGGGATCATACAAGGCTCCTCATGAGAAACAGAGGCGTGAAGAAAGAGGCTGGTCGTAGTTGGATTGAAGTGAAAAATTCAGTCCATGCATTTTTTGTTGGTGATAGACTCCATCCTCTTGCAGATGAGATTTACAACTACTTGGATGAACTAACCGAGAAGGTGGCCGCAATTGGTTATGTGCCAGATCAAAATAGCCTATGGAATGAGGTGGAGCTTAGGCAGAAGGACCCGGCTGCACACTTTCACAGTGAAAAGTTGGCTGTTGCTTTTGGACTTCTAAGTCTTCCCAGTATCATCCCCTTGCACGTCATGAAGAATCTGCGTGTTTGTAATGATTGTCATAATTGGATTAAATTTATCTCCAAGGTGGTTGATCGGACTATCATTGTACGGGATGCCTACCGCTTCCATCATTTCCAAGATGGAAGTTGTTCTTGTAATGATTATTGGTAAACTGGGACAGACATTACAGAAGAATGAAAAGATCTGCAACGTTCTTCCGTGGATACTTTTCTAGCTGCTATCTTCACACACTGAGAGGGAGCCTAGAAAGGTAACTTTTGATTTTTATAATGTGTTTTATTTGAGTATTTAACCCAAGAAAATATACTCTTTTGCATGCATTGACTGATTagacaaatttatatatatgttgttgGTGCTTCAGATATACTCTATGCCTTGGAGTTTCAGAACTTAATGCTAAGTAGCCTTGCTACAGAACTCATGAAGTTTTCTCAGCTGCGGATGGAGCGCCCTCGTCAAGCGTGGGTTCTGTCATTACAACTATGCCACATATATTTCCCCTTGAAGAAAGGTAGGTGCTACACCGTATATCATAACTGTTggtatttatacattttttaatcttGTATCTGCAAAGGCTAGTGGTGCTATCTTGTTAGTTTTCCTGGATAATTTCATCATATACGCTTGACTGTTAGTCTGTTAGagaaataaaagtcatgtttcAGTTCAAATTTCCAATTTCCAGTATTGCTCGTTCAGGTTAACTATCtcatttgttctttttttttttttttttgaattcttTTGGTTTGGGAACTTAGGTCAGCATATGATTGGTCGAGCTTGAGAAGGTTCATTATGCTCAAAGAGCTTGGACTGGAGGCGGCATCACGCTACGGAATCCGTGGCTTTGCAGCTCCGAGAGAAGTGTGAAATGATGATGAATAGTCGTTTTGGGTCTCTTACTGGAGTGCAGATGTCCATGGAGATTTTGAGACTGTTGCTATTCTTTATAAACTATTTGTCTGTTCGACATGGGAAGATTGGAGCTAGAGATAGGGATTGTGTGATGAGTTGCTTCAGAATAGTTTTGGAGCATATAACTTCGAAAGGTGTGCTATTgcttaaatattgaatttttgtAATAAGATTGGTGATGATTGAGTGTTGTGGTTTCTCACTGACCTCATCTATGTTTGAAACAATTAGGGGGTGTTTTGTGGCCATTTGCCATTGCTTTCATTTAGATTAAGAAAACATTTTACTCACTCGTTGAATATTGCATTCTGCTAGGTGTAAAGATCTTGAGCATTTTCAATAAATACATTTATTGAATTGGAGAATGATGGTTCTTTTACACTAATTTCCACAACTGATGATGTTGTGCTAAAGCTGGAAGAGCCTAATATGTGATTACATTTTTGCGACGAATGGATTGTGTCGGTTAGTCCTCCAATATTTTTGCAATTTCACAATTATAAGGAGCAAGATAAGATCATTAACGTGTTCTTTTTTAATCTCTTGATGTTTCTCAGCCCTTTACACTGACGTGGTGAATAAAGGGCTGTAAACAagtcgagccgagccgaatacaagTAGGTtcaagctcggctcgtttaaatattcgggtgttcgagctcgattcgagcttttatcttgttgatcgagctcggctcgtaaTCCACTtaccaagctcgagctcggttcgaactcggctcgggtgatgctcgataatatcgaattcgagcttgagttcgagctcggctcgttagatatTTGTATGTGTGATATTCGAGCTCGAATTCTTTATAAATTTGGGAAAAGCTGCTTAATTAATGTTactcgagctcgagttcgattcgtttaaggctcgtacaaTAGCTCGATTcaaggctcgactgaaggttcgtgaacaggctcgcaAACATGTTCGCAAACAATCGAgtcc
This genomic interval carries:
- the LOC131003237 gene encoding pentatricopeptide repeat-containing protein At4g13650 isoform X2 produces the protein MLLARRGYFPHFSLQRFRLVASANFLCKEIRKNHRTYHVGVLEQCLEIRDSPDAKFEGENLKTELCENDEVSGGLFNLSTPAKELNVSDVLNDLSRCRNLSFYDKTKPFYVGRDSYREVLNISRELDKIVTLDDGSVANILQACIGVKVSFHFVQLLHAKIIRCGFSTTPHVCNPLIDLYLKNEYVDSAVHIFKSMRARDSVSWVVMISGLSRNCHELDSIQLYSEMRRLGVFPTPYVFSSIISACTKISLYGVGQQLHALICKWGFSSEVYVCNSLVSLYSRCGNLTSAELIFSEMQQRDKVSYNTLISGFSMQGSVGKSIELFEKMQTESLKPDSVTVASLLGSCALMGDLHKGIQLHSYAIKADNVVLWNVMLVAYGQLGDLHESFNLFSQMQIKGLRPNQYTYPSILRTCTSVGALDLGQQVHTQAIKTGFQPNVYVCSVLIDMYVKNGELETAMKIFRRLNEDDVVSWTAMISGFAQHDMFAEAIKLFEEMQERGIQTDNIGLASAISACAGIQALKQGRQIHSQSIVSGYSSDISVENALVCLYARCGCIQEAHLTFEKMHSRDNVSWNGLISGFAQSGKHEEALKVFTHMTQAGEEEANMFTYGSAISAAANLAHVKLGKQIHGRTIQTGHHSETEVCNVLVTLYAKCGCLDDAKRVFVEMPQKNEISWNAMITGYSQHGYGRKAIELFEHMNMLELKPNHITYVGVLTACSHVGLVEEGLSYFRSMSEQHGLVPKQEHYACVVDILGRAGQLGRAEAFMQSMPIEPDAMIWRTFLSACTVHKNRDFGEVAAKHLLELEPNHSATYVLTSNMYAVTGEWDHRDHTRLLMRNRGVKKEAGRSWIEVKNSVHAFFVGDRLHPLADEIYNYLDELTEKVAAIGYVPDQNSLWNEVELRQKDPAAHFHSEKLAVAFGLLSLPSIIPLHVMKNLRVCNDCHNWIKFISKVVDRTIIVRDAYRFHHFQDGSCSCNDYW
- the LOC131003237 gene encoding pentatricopeptide repeat-containing protein At4g13650 isoform X1, whose amino-acid sequence is MLLARRGYFPHFSLQRFRLVASANFLCKEIRKNHRTYHVGVLEQCLEIRDSPDAKFEGENLKTELCENDEVSGGLFNLSTPAKELNVSDVLNDLSRCRNLSFYDKTKPFYVGRDSYREVLNISRELDKIVTLDDGSVANILQACIGVKVSFHFVQLLHAKIIRCGFSTTPHVCNPLIDLYLKNEYVDSAVHIFKSMRARDSVSWVVMISGLSRNCHELDSIQLYSEMRRLGVFPTPYVFSSIISACTKISLYGVGQQLHALICKWGFSSEVYVCNSLVSLYSRCGNLTSAELIFSEMQQRDKVSYNTLISGFSMQGSVGKSIELFEKMQTESLKPDSVTVASLLGSCALMGDLHKGIQLHSYAIKAGMCVDIIIEGSLLDLYVKCSDVKTAYKLFLTTQTDNVVLWNVMLVAYGQLGDLHESFNLFSQMQIKGLRPNQYTYPSILRTCTSVGALDLGQQVHTQAIKTGFQPNVYVCSVLIDMYVKNGELETAMKIFRRLNEDDVVSWTAMISGFAQHDMFAEAIKLFEEMQERGIQTDNIGLASAISACAGIQALKQGRQIHSQSIVSGYSSDISVENALVCLYARCGCIQEAHLTFEKMHSRDNVSWNGLISGFAQSGKHEEALKVFTHMTQAGEEEANMFTYGSAISAAANLAHVKLGKQIHGRTIQTGHHSETEVCNVLVTLYAKCGCLDDAKRVFVEMPQKNEISWNAMITGYSQHGYGRKAIELFEHMNMLELKPNHITYVGVLTACSHVGLVEEGLSYFRSMSEQHGLVPKQEHYACVVDILGRAGQLGRAEAFMQSMPIEPDAMIWRTFLSACTVHKNRDFGEVAAKHLLELEPNHSATYVLTSNMYAVTGEWDHRDHTRLLMRNRGVKKEAGRSWIEVKNSVHAFFVGDRLHPLADEIYNYLDELTEKVAAIGYVPDQNSLWNEVELRQKDPAAHFHSEKLAVAFGLLSLPSIIPLHVMKNLRVCNDCHNWIKFISKVVDRTIIVRDAYRFHHFQDGSCSCNDYW
- the LOC131003237 gene encoding pentatricopeptide repeat-containing protein At4g13650 isoform X5 yields the protein MLLARRGYFPHFSLQRFRLVASANFLCKEIRKNHRTYHVGVLEQCLEIRDSPDAKFEGENLKTELCENDEVSGGLFNLSTPAKELNVSDVLNDLSRCRNLSFYDKTKPFYVGRDSYREVLNISRELDKIVTLDDGSVANILQACIGVKVSFHFVQLLHAKIIRCGFSTTPHVCNPLIDLYLKNEYVDSAVHIFKSMRARDSVSWVVMISGLSRNCHELDSIQLYSEMRRSTTSCSNMQVGVLVRGLWFSMQGSVGKSIELFEKMQTESLKPDSVTVASLLGSCALMGDLHKGIQLHSYAIKAGFAQSGKHEEALKVFTHMTQAGEEEANMFTYGSAISAAANLAHVKLGKQIHGRTIQTGHHSETEVCNVLVTLYAKCGCLDDAKRVFVEMPQKNEISWNAMITGYSQHGYGRKAIELFEHMNMLELKPNHITYVGVLTACSHVGLVEEGLSYFRSMSEQHGLVPKQEHYACVVDILGRAGQLGRAEAFMQSMPIEPDAMIWRTFLSACTVHKNRDFGEVAAKHLLELEPNHSATYVLTSNMYAVTGEWDHRDHTRLLMRNRGVKKEAGRSWIEVKNSVHAFFVGDRLHPLADEIYNYLDELTEKVAAIGYVPDQNSLWNEVELRQKDPAAHFHSEKLAVAFGLLSLPSIIPLHVMKNLRVCNDCHNWIKFISKVVDRTIIVRDAYRFHHFQDGSCSCNDYW
- the LOC131003237 gene encoding pentatricopeptide repeat-containing protein At4g13650 isoform X3, with product MLLARRGYFPHFSLQRFRLVASANFLCKEIRKNHRTYHVGVLEQCLEIRDSPDAKFEGENLKTELCENDEVSGGLFNLSTPAKELNVSDVLNDLSRCRNLSFYDKTKPFYVGRDSYREVLNISRELDKIVTLDDGSVANILQACIGVKVSFHFVQLLHAKIIRCGFSTTPHVCNPLIDLYLKNEYVDSAVHIFKSMRARDSVSWVVMISGLSRNCHELDSIQLYSEMRRSTTSCSNMQVGVLVRGLWFSMQGSVGKSIELFEKMQTESLKPDSVTVASLLGSCALMGDLHKGIQLHSYAIKAGMCVDIIIEGSLLDLYVKCSDVKTAYKLFLTTQTDNVVLWNVMLVAYGQLGDLHESFNLFSQMQIKGLRPNQYTYPSILRTCTSVGALDLGQQVHTQAIKTGFQPNVYVCSVLIDMYVKNGELETAMKIFRRLNEDDVVSWTAMISGFAQHDMFAEAIKLFEEMQERGIQTDNIGLASAISACAGIQALKQGRQIHSQSIVSGYSSDISVENALVCLYARCGCIQEAHLTFEKMHSRDNVSWNGLISGFAQSGKHEEALKVFTHMTQAGEEEANMFTYGSAISAAANLAHVKLGKQIHGRTIQTGHHSETEVCNVLVTLYAKCGCLDDAKRVFVEMPQKNEISWNAMITGYSQHGYGRKAIELFEHMNMLELKPNHITYVGVLTACSHVGLVEEGLSYFRSMSEQHGLVPKQEHYACVVDILGRAGQLGRAEAFMQSMPIEPDAMIWRTFLSACTVHKNRDFGEVAAKHLLELEPNHSATYVLTSNMYAVTGEWDHRDHTRLLMRNRGVKKEAGRSWIEVKNSVHAFFVGDRLHPLADEIYNYLDELTEKVAAIGYVPDQNSLWNEVELRQKDPAAHFHSEKLAVAFGLLSLPSIIPLHVMKNLRVCNDCHNWIKFISKVVDRTIIVRDAYRFHHFQDGSCSCNDYW
- the LOC131003237 gene encoding pentatricopeptide repeat-containing protein At4g13650 isoform X4, yielding MLLARRGYFPHFSLQRFRLVASANFLCKEIRKNHRTYHVGVLEQCLEIRDSPDAKFEGENLKTELCENDEVSGGLFNLSTPAKELNVSDVLNDLSRCRNLSFYDKTKPFYVGRDSYREVLNISRELDKIVTLDDGSVANILQACIGVKVSFHFVQLLHAKIIRCGFSTTPHVCNPLIDLYLKNEYVDSAVHIFKSMRARDSVSWVVMISGLSRNCHELDSIQLYSEMRRSTTSCSNMQVGVLVRGLWFSMQGSVGKSIELFEKMQTESLKPDSVTVASLLGSCALMGDLHKGIQLHSYAIKADNVVLWNVMLVAYGQLGDLHESFNLFSQMQIKGLRPNQYTYPSILRTCTSVGALDLGQQVHTQAIKTGFQPNVYVCSVLIDMYVKNGELETAMKIFRRLNEDDVVSWTAMISGFAQHDMFAEAIKLFEEMQERGIQTDNIGLASAISACAGIQALKQGRQIHSQSIVSGYSSDISVENALVCLYARCGCIQEAHLTFEKMHSRDNVSWNGLISGFAQSGKHEEALKVFTHMTQAGEEEANMFTYGSAISAAANLAHVKLGKQIHGRTIQTGHHSETEVCNVLVTLYAKCGCLDDAKRVFVEMPQKNEISWNAMITGYSQHGYGRKAIELFEHMNMLELKPNHITYVGVLTACSHVGLVEEGLSYFRSMSEQHGLVPKQEHYACVVDILGRAGQLGRAEAFMQSMPIEPDAMIWRTFLSACTVHKNRDFGEVAAKHLLELEPNHSATYVLTSNMYAVTGEWDHRDHTRLLMRNRGVKKEAGRSWIEVKNSVHAFFVGDRLHPLADEIYNYLDELTEKVAAIGYVPDQNSLWNEVELRQKDPAAHFHSEKLAVAFGLLSLPSIIPLHVMKNLRVCNDCHNWIKFISKVVDRTIIVRDAYRFHHFQDGSCSCNDYW